Proteins encoded together in one Prevotella scopos JCM 17725 window:
- the trxA gene encoding thioredoxin: protein MEVVITNENLETYKNGELPLVVDLWATWCGPCKMIGPIISELAEEYDGKIVVGKCDVEENDDVAIDFGVRNIPTILFFKGGQLVDKFVGAASKDVLKEKFDALL, encoded by the coding sequence ATGGAAGTAGTAATTACTAACGAGAATTTAGAGACTTACAAGAATGGTGAGTTACCATTGGTAGTTGATTTGTGGGCAACATGGTGTGGCCCTTGCAAGATGATTGGTCCTATCATCTCTGAACTTGCTGAAGAGTACGACGGTAAGATTGTTGTAGGCAAGTGTGATGTTGAGGAGAATGATGACGTAGCCATTGATTTCGGTGTACGTAATATCCCAACTATCCTCTTCTTTAAGGGTGGTCAGTTGGTAGACAAGTTTGTTGGCGCAGCTTCAAAGGACGTTCTCAAAGAGAAGTTCGACGCTCTGCTCTAA